From Hymenobacter sedentarius, a single genomic window includes:
- the apaG gene encoding Co2+/Mg2+ efflux protein ApaG produces MPTTTTQGVTVSVTTNYLPDYSSPGQEHFVFAYKIDIRNNSEFTVKLLRRHWHIHDANGVVREVEGEGVVGRQPVLEPGEAHQYVSGCNLKSGVGKMRGTYLMERLANGQEFSVEIPEFTLMVPYRLN; encoded by the coding sequence ATGCCCACCACCACTACGCAAGGCGTCACCGTTTCGGTTACGACCAACTACCTGCCCGATTACTCCAGCCCCGGCCAAGAGCATTTCGTATTCGCCTATAAAATAGATATTCGCAATAATAGCGAGTTTACCGTGAAGCTATTGCGACGACACTGGCACATCCACGACGCCAACGGCGTGGTGCGCGAAGTGGAGGGCGAAGGCGTGGTGGGCCGTCAGCCCGTGCTCGAGCCCGGCGAGGCGCACCAGTACGTAAGCGGCTGCAACCTGAAATCGGGGGTGGGCAAGATGCGCGGCACCTACCTAATGGAGCGCCTGGCCAACGGCCAGGAATTCTCCGTGGAAATCCCCGAGTTCACGCTGATGGTGCCCTATCGGCTCAATTAA
- a CDS encoding uracil-DNA glycosylase, with the protein MVKIAESWQHVLADEFEKPYFQRLIAFVKGEYATATVYPAGPQIFHAFDATPFDKVKVVILGQDPYHGRNQAHGLSFSVQDGQRTPPSLQNIFKELQDDIPGTTPATNGNLDRWAQQGVLLLNATLTVRAGEPASHQKKGWEEFTDAVIRKVSEEKEHVVFILWGAYAGKKSELIDEKKHLVIKSVHPSPFAADKGFFGSKPFSKTNAWLKSKGLTPIEW; encoded by the coding sequence ATGGTAAAGATAGCCGAAAGCTGGCAGCACGTGTTAGCCGATGAGTTTGAGAAGCCATACTTCCAACGTCTAATTGCCTTTGTGAAAGGGGAGTATGCCACGGCTACCGTTTACCCGGCCGGGCCCCAGATTTTTCATGCGTTCGACGCCACGCCGTTCGACAAAGTGAAGGTGGTGATACTGGGCCAGGACCCCTATCACGGCCGAAACCAGGCGCACGGGCTTTCCTTCTCGGTACAGGACGGGCAGCGCACGCCGCCTTCGCTGCAGAATATTTTTAAGGAGTTGCAGGACGACATTCCCGGTACCACGCCCGCCACCAACGGCAACCTCGACCGCTGGGCCCAGCAAGGCGTGCTCCTCCTCAATGCCACCCTTACCGTGCGGGCCGGCGAGCCCGCCTCGCACCAGAAAAAAGGCTGGGAAGAATTTACCGACGCCGTTATCCGCAAGGTGTCGGAAGAGAAAGAGCACGTCGTATTCATTCTCTGGGGCGCGTACGCCGGCAAGAAATCTGAGCTGATTGACGAGAAAAAACACCTGGTAATCAAATCGGTGCATCCCTCTCCATTTGCGGCTGATAAAGGATTTTTTGGCAGCAAGCCCTTTAGCAAGACCAATGCGTGGCTCAAGAGTAAAGGGCTGACGCCGATAGAGTGGTAG
- the lepB gene encoding signal peptidase I, which yields MSLLKTDRSTTPKPPKTKGREWADSLIFAIVAATLIRWATFEAYTIPSPSMENSLLVGDYLFVSKLHYGPITPQTPLQVPLTHQTIWGTGLKSYSELIQLPTYRLPGFSSIKRNDVVVFHVPHESQYPADLRTNYIKRCVAVAGDTLEIKDAQVYLNGKPGVTPPGLETTYFMQVDNPNDEVLAALRAQGVVDYDQPNGSPQAVTTPDGKSGYAISCTVAAANYFRKQSYVKSMTVIQPQVQLFPDVADFRNSDAMSATPRGWTLDNYGPLPIPKKGQTIALTPGNAAIYYKIVARYEHNTGITWKDGMIYQNGKMLTSYTVKQNYYMMMGDNRHNSEDSRFWGFVPEDHVVGKAVLIWLSVDPNADFWHKIRWNRLFNLIH from the coding sequence ATGTCACTGCTCAAAACTGACCGTTCCACTACCCCCAAACCGCCTAAAACGAAGGGCCGTGAATGGGCCGATTCGTTGATTTTTGCCATTGTGGCGGCTACGCTCATTCGTTGGGCTACGTTTGAGGCGTACACCATTCCCTCGCCCAGTATGGAGAATTCGCTGCTGGTGGGCGACTACCTGTTTGTGAGCAAGTTGCACTACGGCCCCATCACGCCCCAAACGCCGCTGCAGGTGCCCCTCACCCACCAAACCATCTGGGGCACGGGCCTCAAAAGCTACTCCGAGCTGATTCAGCTGCCCACCTACCGGCTGCCGGGCTTTAGTAGCATTAAGCGCAACGACGTGGTGGTGTTTCACGTGCCCCACGAGTCGCAGTACCCCGCCGACCTGCGCACCAACTACATCAAGCGCTGCGTGGCCGTAGCCGGCGACACCCTCGAAATCAAGGATGCCCAGGTGTACCTCAACGGCAAGCCCGGCGTGACGCCTCCCGGCCTGGAAACCACCTACTTCATGCAGGTCGACAATCCCAACGACGAGGTGCTGGCCGCCTTGCGCGCCCAGGGCGTCGTCGACTACGACCAGCCCAACGGGAGCCCGCAGGCCGTCACCACGCCCGACGGCAAATCGGGTTACGCCATCAGCTGCACGGTGGCGGCGGCCAACTACTTCCGCAAGCAGTCCTACGTGAAGAGCATGACCGTCATTCAGCCGCAGGTGCAGCTGTTTCCTGACGTGGCCGATTTCCGCAATTCCGACGCCATGAGCGCCACGCCCCGCGGCTGGACGCTCGACAATTACGGCCCGCTGCCCATTCCCAAGAAAGGCCAGACCATCGCCCTCACGCCCGGCAATGCCGCTATTTATTACAAAATCGTGGCCCGCTACGAGCACAACACTGGCATCACCTGGAAAGACGGCATGATTTACCAAAACGGCAAAATGCTCACCAGCTACACCGTTAAGCAGAACTATTACATGATGATGGGCGACAACCGCCACAACTCCGAAGACTCGCGCTTCTGGGGCTTCGTGCCCGAAGACCACGTCGTGGGAAAGGCCGTGCTCATCTGGCTGTCAGTTGACCCCAATGCTGATTTCTGGCATAAAATCCGGTGGAACCGGCTGTTCAACCTGATTCACTAG
- the dapB gene encoding 4-hydroxy-tetrahydrodipicolinate reductase, whose protein sequence is MKILLIGYGKMGQTIAALAAERGHEIAGIVDLHASQLNITDFTPATADVAIEFTHPDSALANIAACLRQGIPVVCGSTGWLHHFEEAKTLTKELNGSLFYASNYSVGVNLFFHFNEYMAAKMHQFGGYDVSVREIHHTQKIDQPSGTALTTAEGIIRHFPSKTSWRNEPAQTEAELAILSERTGDAVGTHIVTYTSAVDTLELKHEAHSREGFAMGALLAAEWLPGRKGVFGMKELLDL, encoded by the coding sequence ATGAAAATTCTACTCATCGGCTACGGGAAAATGGGCCAAACCATTGCGGCGCTGGCTGCGGAGCGCGGCCACGAAATCGCGGGCATTGTGGACTTGCACGCCAGCCAGCTCAACATCACCGACTTCACGCCCGCCACGGCCGATGTGGCCATCGAATTCACGCATCCCGATTCGGCATTGGCCAATATCGCGGCCTGCCTGCGCCAGGGCATTCCCGTGGTGTGCGGCTCCACGGGCTGGCTGCACCACTTCGAAGAAGCCAAAACCCTGACCAAGGAACTGAATGGCAGCTTGTTTTACGCCTCTAATTACAGCGTGGGCGTGAACCTGTTCTTCCACTTTAATGAGTACATGGCGGCCAAAATGCACCAGTTTGGCGGGTACGACGTGTCGGTACGCGAAATCCACCACACCCAGAAAATCGACCAGCCCAGCGGCACGGCTCTCACCACAGCCGAAGGCATCATCCGCCACTTCCCCAGCAAAACCAGCTGGCGTAACGAGCCGGCCCAAACCGAGGCCGAACTGGCCATCCTCAGTGAGCGCACCGGCGACGCCGTGGGCACGCACATTGTTACTTATACGTCGGCCGTTGATACCCTGGAGCTCAAGCACGAAGCCCACAGCCGCGAAGGCTTTGCCATGGGCGCGCTGCTGGCCGCCGAGTGGCTGCCCGGCCGCAAGGGCGTCTTTGGAATGAAAGAACTGTTGGATTTGTAA
- a CDS encoding DUF5683 domain-containing protein — MTKSYHHIAALLVFVGLLLAGNGGRAQVFAPPTPPVIRPDTTETREVVVTPADKRRKAAADSAKRTEHMFRAFGFPGIRLTRPGKAALLAAILPGAGQIYNHRWWKLPLVYGSLGGVIYGEYFYQTRFRQYVDASNLLTSQAGVAGGARPQDISLPMPVRREPSIDAINTGIRFYRGNRDLFYLYIGLAYSLQIVDALVDAHLKSFDVSEDLSLHWQPALLPVPGRALALPTAPGVLFALRVK; from the coding sequence ATGACAAAATCGTATCACCACATCGCGGCCCTGCTGGTTTTCGTGGGCCTGCTCTTGGCCGGCAACGGCGGCCGGGCGCAGGTGTTTGCCCCGCCCACACCGCCCGTGATTCGCCCGGATACGACCGAGACCCGCGAGGTGGTGGTTACGCCCGCCGACAAGCGCAGGAAAGCCGCTGCCGATTCGGCCAAGCGCACCGAGCACATGTTTCGCGCCTTTGGCTTTCCGGGCATTCGCCTCACCCGGCCCGGCAAGGCGGCGCTGCTGGCGGCCATTCTGCCCGGCGCCGGCCAGATTTACAACCACCGGTGGTGGAAGCTGCCCTTGGTCTATGGCTCCCTGGGCGGCGTTATTTATGGGGAATATTTCTACCAGACCCGCTTTCGGCAGTACGTCGACGCCAGCAATTTGCTCACTTCCCAGGCGGGTGTCGCGGGGGGGGCTCGCCCGCAGGACATTAGCCTGCCGATGCCCGTTCGGCGCGAACCCAGCATCGACGCCATTAATACCGGCATTCGCTTCTACCGCGGCAACCGCGACCTGTTCTACCTCTACATCGGCCTGGCCTACAGCTTGCAAATCGTCGATGCCTTGGTCGATGCCCACCTCAAGAGCTTCGACGTGAGCGAAGACCTGAGCCTGCACTGGCAGCCGGCGCTGCTGCCGGTGCCCGGGCGGGCCCTGGCCCTGCCCACGGCGCCGGGCGTCCTGTTTGCGCTACGGGTCAAATAA
- a CDS encoding ParB/RepB/Spo0J family partition protein yields MRRPFGQQDLAEMTPEKNDEKTTPATAAAPIPKRKIGGLGRGLNALIEGSYEKKGDRPGPSDRLVSHPVNSVGFISVEHIEANPYQPRTHFDQQALQELAESIKIQGIIQPVTLRQLGTNAYQLISGERRLQASKLAGLETIPAYIRKADDQQMLEMALIENIQRENLNAIEIALSYQRLLSECNLRQEELGDRVGKNRSTVTNYLRLLKLPPDVQIGLRDAEISMGHARALIGIEDPKAQVELFRKIVAEELSVRRVEELVRSGFGRPTATNGTEAGATTATTPAQSVVPAAELRRTERHLTDRFGSRVQVRPGPKGSGEIKIAFDSVEDMQRILHILHPS; encoded by the coding sequence ATGCGCCGACCTTTCGGCCAACAGGACCTTGCCGAGATGACTCCAGAGAAGAACGACGAGAAAACCACTCCGGCCACGGCCGCGGCTCCTATCCCTAAGCGCAAGATTGGCGGCCTGGGCCGGGGCCTGAACGCCCTGATTGAGGGGAGCTACGAGAAAAAAGGCGACCGGCCCGGCCCCAGCGACCGGCTGGTGTCGCACCCGGTCAATTCGGTGGGCTTTATTTCGGTGGAGCACATCGAGGCCAACCCCTACCAGCCCCGCACCCACTTCGACCAGCAAGCCCTCCAGGAACTGGCCGAAAGCATTAAAATTCAGGGCATTATTCAGCCCGTGACCCTGCGCCAGCTCGGCACCAACGCCTACCAGCTCATTTCGGGCGAGCGGCGTTTGCAAGCCTCCAAGCTGGCCGGCCTGGAGACCATCCCGGCTTACATCCGCAAGGCCGACGACCAGCAAATGCTGGAAATGGCCCTGATTGAGAACATTCAGCGCGAAAACCTGAATGCCATCGAAATTGCCCTCAGCTACCAGCGCCTGCTGAGCGAGTGCAACCTGCGCCAGGAAGAGCTGGGCGACCGGGTGGGCAAAAACCGCTCGACCGTTACCAACTACCTGCGCCTGCTCAAGCTGCCGCCCGACGTGCAGATTGGCCTGCGCGACGCCGAAATCAGCATGGGCCACGCCCGTGCCCTCATCGGCATCGAAGACCCCAAGGCCCAGGTGGAGCTGTTCCGCAAGATTGTGGCCGAGGAACTGTCCGTGCGCCGGGTGGAAGAGTTAGTTCGCAGCGGTTTTGGCCGGCCTACGGCTACCAATGGAACCGAAGCCGGCGCTACCACCGCCACAACGCCGGCTCAATCCGTCGTGCCCGCCGCCGAGCTGCGCCGCACCGAGCGCCACCTCACCGACCGGTTTGGCTCGCGGGTGCAGGTGCGCCCCGGCCCCAAGGGCAGCGGCGAAATCAAAATTGCTTTCGATTCGGTGGAGGACATGCAGCGCATCCTGCACATTTTGCATCCCTCCTGA
- a CDS encoding DUF5615 family PIN-like protein, with product MKLLIDQNLSYRLVKQLQELFPGSEQVRRLGLTDRRDSAIWEYAQQHGFVILTQDEDFLDLSLLRGSPPKVILLRTGNLPSAQVADLLRTHQMMIYTTLAPESEVHCLQLA from the coding sequence ATGAAGCTGCTTATTGACCAAAACCTTTCGTACCGGCTGGTTAAGCAATTACAAGAGCTTTTTCCAGGTAGTGAACAAGTGCGACGCCTGGGCCTCACAGACCGCCGCGATTCCGCAATCTGGGAATATGCGCAGCAGCACGGGTTTGTTATTTTAACCCAGGACGAAGATTTTTTAGACCTGAGTTTATTGCGCGGCTCCCCACCGAAAGTCATTTTGCTGCGAACCGGCAACTTGCCCAGCGCCCAGGTTGCCGACTTATTGCGAACGCATCAGATGATGATTTATACCACGTTGGCTCCCGAAAGCGAAGTTCACTGCCTGCAACTGGCCTGA
- a CDS encoding DUF433 domain-containing protein produces MYTSPAHPLIGIDPEIRFGRACIIGTRISVDDVLGWLGNGMSNADIIEDFPELTEELIRACLRYAADRQRHTRLVA; encoded by the coding sequence ATGTATACCTCCCCTGCCCACCCGTTAATTGGCATCGACCCGGAAATCCGGTTTGGGCGGGCGTGCATTATCGGCACCCGCATCAGTGTGGACGATGTGCTCGGTTGGTTGGGCAATGGCATGAGCAACGCCGACATCATTGAGGATTTTCCTGAGTTGACCGAAGAGTTGATTCGGGCTTGCCTGCGCTATGCTGCTGACCGGCAGCGCCACACCCGGCTAGTGGCTTAA
- a CDS encoding ParA family protein: MGKIIAVANQKGGVGKTTTSINLAASLAALDYRTLLVDADPQANATSGVGYDPKDIQNSIYECMVDGINAQDIILPTNILPHLDLMPSHIDLVGAEVEMINLPNREEKMKEALRPLAEQYDFIIIDCSPSLGLITVNALTAAHSVIIPVQCEYFALEGLGKLLNTIKIIQSRLNTELEIEGILLTMYDVRLRLSNQVVEEVRMHFQQLAFDTIIPRNVKLSESPSFGIPVILHDAESKGSISYLNLAREIVEKNSVEARPEETAEDERI, encoded by the coding sequence ATGGGAAAAATCATCGCGGTAGCCAATCAAAAAGGCGGGGTGGGCAAAACCACTACTTCCATTAACCTCGCGGCGTCCCTGGCCGCCCTGGACTACCGGACCCTGCTCGTCGACGCCGACCCTCAGGCCAACGCCACTTCTGGCGTCGGCTACGACCCCAAGGACATCCAGAACAGCATCTACGAGTGCATGGTGGACGGCATCAACGCCCAGGATATCATCCTGCCTACCAACATTCTGCCCCACCTCGACCTTATGCCCTCCCACATCGACTTGGTGGGCGCCGAGGTGGAGATGATAAACCTGCCCAACCGGGAAGAAAAAATGAAGGAGGCCCTGCGCCCCCTCGCCGAGCAGTACGATTTTATTATCATCGACTGCTCGCCTTCGCTGGGTCTCATCACGGTCAACGCCCTCACGGCGGCCCACTCGGTTATCATCCCGGTGCAGTGCGAGTACTTCGCTTTGGAAGGCTTGGGCAAGTTGCTGAATACCATCAAAATTATCCAGAGCCGGCTCAACACGGAGCTGGAAATCGAAGGCATCCTGCTCACGATGTACGACGTGCGCCTTCGCCTCTCCAACCAGGTGGTGGAAGAGGTTCGGATGCACTTCCAGCAGTTGGCCTTCGACACCATCATCCCGCGCAACGTGAAGTTGAGCGAGTCGCCCAGCTTCGGCATCCCCGTTATTTTGCACGATGCGGAAAGCAAAGGCTCCATCAGCTACCTGAACCTGGCGCGCGAGATTGTGGAGAAGAACAGCGTAGAAGCCCGCCCCGAGGAAACTGCTGAAGACGAGCGGATTTAA
- a CDS encoding ABC transporter substrate-binding protein: protein MPPFLARWTSRLAKPLGPLLALLALGGCHDAARPAADERRVFRYNQPEALTSLDPAFARNQANWWAVGQLYSGLVELDSTLLPTPALARRYTISPDGRLYTFVLRPGVRFHDSDVFPGGKGREVKSPDFVYSFKRILDPATASTGGWIFRGKVLEKPDGTPSDTCFVAVNDSTLRIHLKEPFIPFLGILTMPYAYVVPHEAVEKYGKDFREHPVGTGPFRFKLWDEGNVLLYARNPTYWRRDRQGRPLPYLDAVAISFLADRKTEFLTFMQGKLDFLSGIRAGSRDLIMNPDGTIRDDFKGKFTVQKVPYLNNEYLGFQLDSANLTGEQAIQGRALRDKRVRQALNYALNKPEMLTYILNRVGQAGTSGFVPAALPSFSEKLVPGYTYQPQKARQLLRAAGYGPQRPLRLRLSTVLERKEIGEYLQKQWADVGVQVQIDINQSAAQQDLVDNGRVAFFAKSWLGDYPDAENYLALFYRPNFSPAGPNKTHFKNAAYDKLYDEARRTQDVARRTALYQAMDRIIVEECPVISLYYDEVVRLTQNNVRGLTPNPMNQLLLERVHKESAGWADKKEVTLY from the coding sequence ATGCCCCCTTTTTTGGCTCGCTGGACTAGCCGCCTAGCTAAACCGCTGGGGCCCTTGCTGGCCCTACTGGCACTAGGTGGCTGCCACGACGCGGCCCGCCCGGCCGCCGATGAGCGCCGCGTGTTCCGCTACAACCAGCCCGAGGCCCTTACCTCGCTCGACCCCGCCTTTGCCCGTAACCAGGCCAACTGGTGGGCCGTCGGGCAGCTCTACAGCGGGCTGGTGGAGCTGGACTCGACCCTGCTGCCCACCCCGGCCCTGGCCCGGCGGTACACCATTTCGCCCGATGGTCGGCTCTATACCTTCGTGCTGCGGCCGGGCGTGCGCTTTCATGATAGCGACGTTTTTCCTGGTGGCAAGGGGCGTGAAGTAAAGTCGCCCGACTTCGTGTATTCCTTCAAACGCATTCTGGACCCGGCTACGGCCAGCACGGGCGGATGGATTTTCCGGGGCAAGGTGCTGGAGAAGCCCGATGGTACGCCCAGCGACACCTGTTTTGTGGCGGTCAATGACTCGACGCTGCGCATCCATCTCAAGGAGCCGTTTATTCCGTTCCTGGGCATTCTCACCATGCCCTATGCCTACGTGGTGCCCCACGAAGCGGTAGAAAAGTACGGCAAGGACTTCCGGGAGCACCCGGTAGGCACCGGGCCGTTCCGGTTCAAGCTTTGGGACGAAGGCAACGTGCTGCTGTATGCCCGCAACCCCACCTACTGGCGGCGCGACCGACAGGGCCGTCCGCTGCCCTACCTGGATGCCGTGGCCATTAGCTTCCTGGCCGACCGCAAAACGGAGTTCCTGACCTTCATGCAGGGCAAGCTTGATTTCCTTTCGGGTATTCGCGCCGGCTCGCGCGACTTGATTATGAATCCCGATGGCACCATTCGGGACGATTTCAAGGGCAAGTTCACGGTGCAGAAAGTGCCGTATCTGAACAACGAGTACCTGGGCTTTCAACTCGATTCGGCGAATCTGACCGGCGAGCAGGCCATTCAGGGCCGGGCTCTGCGTGACAAGCGCGTGCGGCAGGCACTGAATTATGCGTTGAATAAGCCCGAGATGCTGACCTACATCCTGAACCGGGTGGGGCAGGCGGGCACGTCGGGCTTCGTGCCGGCCGCCCTGCCGTCATTCTCAGAGAAGCTGGTGCCCGGCTACACTTACCAGCCGCAGAAGGCCCGGCAGCTGCTGCGCGCAGCTGGCTACGGGCCCCAGCGGCCGCTTCGCCTGCGCCTGAGCACCGTGCTAGAACGCAAGGAGATAGGCGAATACCTGCAGAAGCAGTGGGCCGATGTGGGCGTGCAGGTGCAGATTGACATCAACCAATCGGCAGCCCAACAAGACCTCGTGGATAATGGCCGCGTGGCCTTCTTCGCCAAAAGCTGGCTGGGCGACTACCCCGATGCCGAAAACTACCTGGCGCTGTTCTACAGACCCAACTTCAGCCCCGCCGGCCCGAACAAAACGCACTTCAAAAACGCGGCCTACGACAAACTTTACGATGAAGCCCGCCGCACCCAGGACGTGGCCAGGCGCACGGCCTTGTACCAGGCCATGGACCGGATAATTGTGGAAGAGTGCCCGGTTATCAGCCTGTATTACGACGAGGTGGTGCGGCTCACGCAAAATAACGTGCGCGGCCTCACGCCCAACCCCATGAATCAGCTGCTGCTGGAGCGGGTGCACAAAGAATCGGCTGGTTGGGCTGATAAAAAGGAAGTTACACTTTATTGA
- a CDS encoding alpha/beta hydrolase, with product MFLPVLFLLLAAPGQSAGQASEAVPLVMGQTFTLQSKALSETRRVNVYLPAGYAESTTLQLPVLYMPDGGMAEDFLHVAGLVQVLVGNGTMRPFILVGIENTQRRRDLTGPTTNAEDKKIAPHVGGSPAFRQFIRTELMPAVKQRYRTTAETAIVGESLAGLFVVETLLLEPDLFDSYLAFDPSLWWNNEQLVNQASTLLKAKPKAGQPKFLYLATGSDAGLAPPVGRLTKALGSTPERSIAWHYEPMPQETHATIYHPAALKAFRLVFKPKATNSPGTH from the coding sequence ATGTTTTTGCCGGTTCTGTTTTTGCTCTTGGCAGCCCCTGGCCAGTCGGCTGGGCAAGCGTCGGAGGCTGTGCCCCTGGTGATGGGCCAAACGTTTACGCTGCAATCAAAAGCGCTGAGCGAGACCCGCCGCGTCAACGTGTACCTGCCGGCGGGCTATGCCGAATCAACCACGTTGCAGCTGCCCGTGCTGTACATGCCGGACGGCGGCATGGCCGAAGACTTTTTGCACGTGGCCGGGCTAGTGCAAGTGCTGGTGGGCAACGGCACGATGCGCCCCTTTATCTTGGTGGGCATTGAAAACACCCAGCGCCGGCGCGACCTGACTGGCCCCACCACCAACGCTGAGGACAAGAAGATAGCGCCGCACGTGGGTGGCTCACCCGCGTTTCGCCAGTTCATCCGCACCGAGCTTATGCCGGCGGTGAAGCAGCGCTATCGCACCACGGCCGAAACGGCCATCGTGGGCGAGTCGCTGGCCGGGTTATTCGTGGTCGAAACCCTGCTGCTGGAACCCGATTTGTTCGATTCTTACCTGGCTTTCGACCCCAGCCTGTGGTGGAACAACGAGCAGTTGGTCAACCAGGCTAGCACCCTGCTCAAGGCCAAGCCCAAGGCCGGCCAGCCCAAGTTCCTGTACCTGGCTACCGGCAGCGACGCGGGACTTGCGCCGCCCGTCGGGCGCCTCACCAAGGCGCTGGGCAGCACCCCCGAGCGCAGCATTGCCTGGCACTACGAGCCCATGCCGCAGGAAACCCACGCCACCATTTATCATCCGGCCGCACTCAAGGCTTTCCGGCTGGTCTTTAAGCCCAAAGCCACTAATTCGCCGGGGACACACTAA
- a CDS encoding DUF6438 domain-containing protein encodes MRYFAALLLLFAFSFTLPACAQKATPTSQTKQKGKAKKASKKAAAPATQASTVQGKQDAEPVLTFERTPCFGTCPAYKMQVYADGRVAYEGRRAVPVMGTKELKMAPAALADLLRMAKEAHFEQFQERYSKNTSDLPSTVIGIRQPNGQLKTVVVEEGAPDNVQNLFNRFANQFDALAELRADK; translated from the coding sequence ATGCGCTACTTCGCTGCTCTTCTGTTGCTTTTCGCCTTCAGCTTCACCTTACCCGCCTGCGCCCAAAAAGCCACGCCCACTTCGCAGACCAAGCAGAAGGGAAAGGCCAAAAAGGCCAGTAAAAAAGCAGCCGCTCCTGCTACCCAAGCCTCAACTGTTCAGGGAAAGCAGGATGCTGAACCCGTGCTCACCTTCGAGCGCACGCCGTGCTTCGGCACCTGCCCGGCCTACAAAATGCAAGTCTACGCCGATGGCCGCGTGGCCTACGAGGGCCGGCGGGCCGTACCCGTGATGGGTACCAAAGAGCTAAAAATGGCCCCGGCCGCGCTAGCCGACCTGCTACGCATGGCCAAGGAAGCCCACTTTGAGCAGTTTCAGGAACGATACTCCAAGAATACCAGCGACCTGCCCAGCACGGTAATTGGCATACGCCAGCCCAACGGCCAGCTCAAGACCGTAGTTGTGGAAGAAGGCGCCCCTGACAACGTGCAAAACCTATTCAACCGCTTCGCCAATCAGTTCGACGCCTTGGCCGAGCTGCGGGCCGATAAATAA